The following are encoded together in the Bactrocera neohumeralis isolate Rockhampton chromosome 6, APGP_CSIRO_Bneo_wtdbg2-racon-allhic-juicebox.fasta_v2, whole genome shotgun sequence genome:
- the LOC126761321 gene encoding uncharacterized protein LOC126761321 has protein sequence MAAMDKIDSDILKVINSLECSKKQCLHCKDGIAAITSTIRNTLLEINDIQERNQERRHGELVALFEKYFKNDQIKTFGTSANVSLEDSEGSSNSLNSEHFVKDVKQLQFDAQAEKIAVSKTQKNKQSVNVRKRRVSLTENITQATPSKNLTGETNNLKGDPISCTSPTERVNVKANQRDELIAMREKMLAIQRRKMEDRERRKRESSAM, from the coding sequence ATGGCAGCAATGGACAAAATTGATAGCGATatattaaaagttataaattctTTGGAATGTTCTAAAAAACAATGCCTCCATTGTAAAGATGGTATTGCAGCCATAACAAGTACTATTCGAAATACTCTGTTGGAAATTAATGACATTCAGGAGCGAAATCAGGAACGTCGCCATGGAGAGCTTGTGGCTTTGtttgaaaagtatttcaaaaatgatcaGATTAAAACTTTTGGAACATCTGCGAATGTAAGTTTAGAAGATTCAGAAGGTTCTTCCAATTCGTTGAACAGCGAACATTTCGTTAAGGATGTAAAACAGCTACAATTTGACGCGCAAGCTGAAAAAATTGCTGTTTCGAAGACACAGAAAAATAAACAATCTGTGAATGTACGAAAGCGTCGTGTAAGTTTAACAGAAAACATTACGCAAGCAACACCATCGAAAAATCTCACGGGGGAAACCAACAATTTAAAAGGGGATCCCATATCATGTACTAGTCCAACAGAAAGGGTAAATGTGAAAGCAAATCAAAGAGATGAACTTATTGCAATGCGTGAAAAAATGCTTGCCATTCAGCGACGAAAAATGGAGGATCGGGAACGTAGGAAACGTGAGAGTAGTGCAAtgtag
- the LOC126761306 gene encoding N-acetylgalactosaminyltransferase 6-like: MFFTQKKMRYSHYINVVRLLIFLITGAALFLLVNQWIYTREALEGIEIELIQKTPYWQRSHKRELKDWHDVEAMAGDAARSGLGEHGKPAYITNLSKRTLERELSKKNGFNALLSDMISVNRSLPDIRDQGCQKLKYFADLPTVSIVIPFYNEHFSALVRSLHSIINRTPAELIKEIILVDDFSDVTNLKKPLDEYVEQNFPKVEILRFRKRQGLIAARLAGAVKAVADVLVFMDAHVEVNYNWLPPLLHEIVLNKRTAVCPMIDVIEDATFEYTAQDEGARGAFDWILDYKRLPLLESAKKNRTKPFENPIMAGGLFAISREWFWELDGYDDGLDIWGGEQYELSFKIWMCGGRLLDVPCSRVGHIFRSENWTGVSEDRKEDYLHKNYKRVAEVWMDDYKNYLYKHARGVYEKLDAGDLTKQLALREKLHCKSFKWFIENVAFDLVKTYPPKGTTDFAYGQVRSVGAPKFCLDTLGRPDYRIVGVKDCEATSIFPSRRQDWSLSEDHDLRMRGEEYCLQTADHKPNSQVLLYDCSYGNKNQLWYYNRRRKWLVYGAKRLFCLEARPASRHVVVNRCRTNFPLMQWDFVHVNDTLLDTYFETMP; encoded by the exons ATGtttttcactcaaaaaaaaatgcGCTATTCACATTATATAAATGTCGTACGATTGCTAATATTTCTAATAACCGGCGCGGCGTTATTTCTGCTCGTTAATCAATGGATCTACACAAGAGAAGCGCTGGAGGGGATCGAAATtgaattaatacaaaaaacacCGTATTGGCAGCGAAGCCACAAAAGAGAACTAAAGGATTGGCATGACGTCGAAGCCATGGCGGGCGATGCAGCACGAAGTGGATTAGGCGAACATGGGAAACCTGCGTATATAACGAATCTTTCAAAGCGGACGTTAGAGCGTGAATTAAGCAAGAAGAACGGATTTAATGCTTTGCTGTCTGATATGATTTCTGTCAATCGGTCGTTGCCTGATATACGTGATCAGGG CTGCCAAAAGTTGAAATATTTCGCAGATTTACCCACCGTCAGTATAGTAATACCGTTCTACAATGAACACTTTAGCGCCTTGGTGCGTTCTTTACACAGCATCATCAACCGTACACCAGCCGAATTGATTAAAGAAATAATACTCGTCGATGATTTCAGTGATGTTACTAATTTGAAAAAACCACTCGACGAGTATGTGGAGCAAAATTTTCCTAAAGTGGAAATTTTACGCTTTCGTAAGCGGCAAGGGCTCATCGCAGCGCGCCTAGCTGGTGCTGTTAAGGCTGTCGCTGATGTGCTGGTTTTTATGGACGCACATGTGGAGGTCAATTACAATTggttgccaccgctgctgcatGAAATAGTTTTGAACAAACGCACCGCGGTATGCCCCATGATCGATGTGATTGAGGACGCTACTTTCGAGTATACTGCACAAGATGAGGGTGCACGTGGCGCTTTCGATTGGATACTTGACTATAAACGACTGCCGTTGCTCGAAAGTGCTAAGAAGAATCGCACAAAACCATTCGAGAACCCAATCATGGCGGGTGGTTTATTCGCGATATCAAGGGAATGGTTTTGGGAGTTGGACGGTTATGATGACGGTTTGGACATTTGGGGTGGTGAACAGTATGAGTTGAGTTTTAAGATTTGGATGTGTGGTGGTCGTTTATTGGACGTGCCATGCTCGCGTGTCGGTCACATTTTTCGCAGTGAAAATTGGACTGGCGTATCGGAAGATCGCAAAGAAGATTACTTGCATAAG AATTACAAACGCGTTGCGGAGGTGTGGATGGACGATTACAAGAACTATCTATACAAGCATGCGCGCGGTGTATATGAAAAACTTGATGCGGGTGATTTAACGAAGCAACTCGCTTTGCGTGAGAAATTGCATTGCAAGTCATTCAAGTGGTTTATCGAAAATGTCGCCTTTGACTTGGTGAAAACATATCCGCCCAAAGGCACCACCGATTTCGCTTATGGTCAGGTGAGAAGTGTGGGCGCGCCGAAATTTTGTCTCGACACCTTAGGCCGACCCGATTACAGAATCGTTGGAGTTAAAGATTGCGAAGCGACAAGCATATTCCCAAGTCGGAGACAAGACTGGTCGCTAAGTGAAGACCATGACCTGCGTATGCGTGGCGAAGAATATTGCCTACAAACGGCTGACCATAAACCAAATTCTCAAGTCTTGCTTTATGATTGCAGTTATGGCAATAAGAATCAATTATGGTATTACAATCGTCGGCGTAAGTGGCTGGTTTATGGTGCAAAAAGACTGTTTTGTCTGGAGGCTCGCCCCGCATCCAGACATGTTGTAGTCAATAGGTGTCGCACGAATTTTCCATTAATGCAATGGGACTTTGTTCATGTTAATGACACTTTGTTGGATACCTATTTCGAAACTATGCCATAG
- the LOC126761327 gene encoding adrenodoxin-like protein 1, mitochondrial — MIRLMLRQFRNISHNYPPIKLLPSSRWMHTTNTLLHGEYEWQDPKSDDEIVRVTYIDKDGKRTEVKGKVGDNVLYLAHRYGIEMEGACEASLACTTCHVYVIGNHFDQLPEADEKEDDLLDMAPFLRENSRLGCQIVLTKELDGLQLQLPSATRNFYVDGHKPKPH; from the exons atgatCCGTTTAATGTTGCGGCAATTTAGGAATATCTCACATAATTATCCACCCATTAAACTGCTGCCATCATCGCGATGGATGCATACAACCAATA CACTTCTCCATGGTGAATATGAATGGCAAGACCCCAAATCAGACGACGAAAT TGTTCGTGTTACGTACATCGACAAAGATGGTAAACGCACTGAAGTCAAAGGAAAAGTTGGTGATAATGTTCTCTACTTAGCACATCGTTATGGAATCGAAATGGAAG GCGCTTGTGAAGCATCATTGGCCTGCACAACTTGTCATGTGTATGTAATCGGAAATCATTTCGATCAATTGCCGGAAGCGGACGAAAAAGAAGACGACTTATTGGATATGGCGCCCTTCTTACGAGAAAATTCACGTCTAGGTTGTCAAATAGTATTAACAAAGGAATTGGATGGTTTACAATTGCAGTTGCCCAGCGCAACACGAAATTTCTATGTGGATGGCCACAAACCCAAGCCACATTGA
- the LOC126761312 gene encoding uncharacterized protein LOC126761312 — MENLLLITLNNAISLAETSAGSNSLIIAKNCIKKQRRLAVLACRYENKRRILKIKRFYKSIPSMQNDVFYSHFRMEKSTFKTLLNMLRPYWVPKSTGRIGVSLEKALYATLWKLSHNASFRDVSNRFDMAMGTSYKICIKTIKTICCLKKDVIKFPTTVAEQKQKCDEFSAKRSQPFPNVIGCIDVMHISISQPVKDSLSFYNSTGNYSVVLQAIVDGNLKFMDVFIGCPGRCHDAAIWEMSPIRKSIVKGELKICSGCHLLGDSTYPLESFLMVPYKDNGSLTPKQIKYNKILCSTRAHVEQAFGILKKKFRILKYIDVHQAHLPKTFTLACIILHNIIIENEGHEACVISEEEGDEAFNGENSFSQLPTASQQREEAKNKRDAIVTLLTT, encoded by the exons atggaaaatttattgttaattacattaaataatGCTATTTCTTTGGCCGAAACTAGTGCCGGTAGTAATAGcttaataattgcaaaaaattgtataaagaagCAACGGAGATTGGCTGTCTTAGCTTGTagatatgaaaataaaagaagaattctaaaaataaaaagattttataagAGTATTCCGAGTATGCAGAATGATGTGTTCTATTCACATTTTCGAATGGAAAAATCAACATTTAAG ACTCTTCTAAACATGTTGAGGCCATATTGGGTGCCAAAGAGCACTGGTCGTATTGGAGTTTCACTGGAAAAGGCGCTCTATGCAACTTTGTGGAAACTGAGCCACAACGCATCATTTAGAGATGTTAGCAACAGATTCGATATGGCAATGGGAACcagctataaaatatgtattaaaaccataaaaacaatttgttgtttaaaaaaagaTGTCATAAAATTTCCGACTACTGttgcagaacaaaaacaaaaatgtgacgAATTTTCAGCTAAACGCAGCCAACCGTTTCCAAATGTCATTGGCTGCATAGATGTTATGCACATTTCCATTTCACAACCAGTCAAGGACAGTCTTAGTTTTTATAATAGCACGGGGAACTATTCAGTTGTTCTTCAA gcAATTGTGGATGGTAACCTTAAGTTCATGGATGTGTTTATTGGCTGTCCAGGACGTTGTCATGATGCCGCTATTTGGGAAATGAGTCCGATTAGAAAGTCAATAGTTAAGGgcgaattaaaaatttgttccgGCTGTCATTTATTAGGAGATTCCACATATCCCTTAGAAAGCTTTCTAATGGTTCCTTATAAAGATAATGGTTCTTTAACACCGAAACAAATTaagtataacaaaattttatgctcAACGAGAGCTCATGTAGAGCAGGCGTTtggaattttgaagaaaaaatttcgtattttgAAGTATATTGATGTGCACCAAGCACATTTaccaaaaactttcacattggCTTGTATAATTcttcataatattattattgaaaatgagGGACATGAAGCCTGCGTCATAAGCGAGGAAGAAGGAGATGAGGCGTTTAATGGCGAAAACAGCTTTTCACAATTACCAACTGCAAGTCAACAGAGAGAAGAAGCCAAAAATAAACGGGACGCCATTGTCACTTTATTAActacataa
- the LOC126761305 gene encoding N-acetylgalactosaminyltransferase 6 — MRRRNVKWILKAAILLILSFILFLLITSWISSSPYRNKLPILTSNRAENLRAHKKNSEEYVRNGAEREVDAPKLPRLNNDVDRENRQLLMPNNLKKDWHDILAMERDQKRVGLGEGGVRAALNDESQKDLEQKMSLENGFNALLSDSISVNRSLPDIRYEGCKHKKYLVKLPSVSIIIPFYNEHLGVLMRSVHSLVNRSPPELLKEIILVDDFSDREYLFEQLEQYVAENFPKVQIVRLKERTGLIGARMAGARHATADVLIFLDSHIEANYNWLPPLLEPIAKNKRISVCPFIDVIDHSNFEYRAQDEGARGAFDWEFYYKRLPLLPEDLEDRTKPFRSPVMAGGLFAISSEFFWELGGYDEGLDIWGGEQYELSFKIWMCGGELLDAPCSRVGHIYRGPRTSQPSPRKSDYLHKNYKRVAEVWMDEYKTYLYDHGQGVYENIDPGDLSQQKAIREKLKCKSFKWFMEAVAFDLPKKYPPVEPPDYAFGAIQSVAEPTLCVDTMGKPRHSKIGLYPCAPNLKKPQRNQNWALSWHKDLRLRFKTDCLDVQQQPPNAPVWLWDCHGMGGNQFWYYDRAEKWLIAGKGSERCLQAAPSKRAIYINRCDSDDPYMKWNFGNVNNTALDLFFVQAPNNA, encoded by the exons ATGCGTCGTCGAAATGTAAAATGGATTTTAAAAGCAGCAATATTGCTGATCTTATCATTCATTTTATTCCTTTTGATCACGAGTTGGATATCTTCAAGCCCCTATAGAAATAAATTGCCCATTTTGACGTCAAACCGTGCCGAAAATTTGCGtgcgcataaaaaaaattctgaggaatatgtgcgCAATGGAGCAGAACGCGAAGTTGACGCACCAAAACTGCCACGATTGAATAATGATGTGGATAGAGAAAACCGTCAATTGTTGATGCCAAATAATCTCAAAAAAGATTGGCATGATATTTTGGCTATGGAACGCGATCAGAAACGAGTTGGACTCGGTGAAGGCGGCGTAAGAGCTGCACTAAACGATGAATCGCAAAAGGATTTGGAGCAAAAGATGTCTTTAGAAAATGGTTTCAATGCGTTACTTTCCGATTCCATCTCTGTAAATCGTTCATTACCTGATATTCGTTATGAAGG ATGTAAACATAAGAAATATCTTGTTAAACTACCTTCAGTGAGCATCATAATTCCATTCTACAACGAGCATTTGGGTGTACTTATGCGTTCTGTGCATAGTCTTGTAAATCGTTCGCCGCCAGAGTTGTTAAAGGAAATCATTCTAGTGGATGATTTTAGTGATCGCGAGTACTTATTCGAACAACTCGAACAATATGTGGCCGAAAACTTTCCCAAGGTACAAATCGTACGTTTGAAAGAACGTACCGGACTGATTGGTGCGCGCATGGCAGGTGCACGCCACGCTACTGCAGATGTACTTATCTTTTTGGACTCGCACATTGAGGCAAACTATAATTGGCTGCCACCGTTGTTGGAGCCGatcgcaaaaaacaaaagaatctCGGTTTGCCCCTTCATCGACGTTATTGATCACAGTAATTTTGAGTACAGAGCTCAAGATGAAGGTGCACGTGGCGCTTTCGATTGGGAGTTTTATTACAAACGTTTACCATTGTTACCGGAAGATTTGGAGGATAGAACTAAACCATTTAGAAGTCCCGTTATGGCTGGTGGTCTGTTTGCTATATCAAGTGAATTCTTTTGGGAATTAGGCGGTTATGATGAAGGCCTCGATATCTGGGGCGGTGAACAATATGAGTTGAGTTTCAAGATTTGGATGTGTGGTGGTGAACTTTTGGATGCGCCTTGTTCACGTGTTGGTCACATCTATAGAGGGCCACGTACTTCACAACCCAGTCCACGAAAAAGCGATTATTTGCACAAA AACTACAAACGTGTCGCTGAGGTATGGATGGACgaatacaaaacatatttatatgatcATGGTCAGGGTGTATATGAAAACATTGATCCCGGTGATTTAAGCCAACAAAAAGCGATACGTGAAAAACTCAAATGCAAGTCCTTCAAATGGTTCATGGAGGCAGTGGCATTTGATTTGCCTAAAAAATATCCACCTGTTGAGCCGCCCGATTACGCTTTTGGCGCTATACAAAGTGTGGCTGAGCCAACGCTTTGCGTGGATACAATGGGTAAACCGCGTCATTCAAAAATCGGTCTCTATCCGTGTGCACCGAATCTGAAGAAACcgcaaagaaatcaaaattggGCTTTAAGCTGGCACAAAGATTTGCGTTTACGCTTCAAAACCGACTGTTTAGATGTGCAACAGCAACCGCCGAATGCACCCGTATGGCTTTGGGATTGCCACGGTATGGGTGGAAATCAGTTTTGGTATTATGATCGTGCTGAAAAATGGCTTATAGCTGGTAAAGGCAGTGAACGTTGCTTGCAGGCTGCACCGAGTAAACGCGCAATTTATATTAACCGTTGCGATTCCGATGATCCCTATATGAAATGGAATTTCGGTAACGTGAATAACACAGCGTTAGACTTGTTTTTTGTACAAGCGCCGAATAATGCATAG